Proteins from a single region of Streptomyces spectabilis:
- a CDS encoding ATP-binding protein: MSEPRRPRRPRLPLRLPAWTATLTWKAAVFIAVMCCALAALLGVLVHVAVTNQTVGQARERALSRLDDATKQYEAGGRLGPGAGIDPPGLPDRLRDLAVGGERGTMVGDHDRTPTVWAAGPADGGRAIAVEVDYAQGARTIDGLDRAILGSSVLAIGATLLVGAFAVTRVTRRLHLTARVARRISAGDLDARVHDPRTRDPGRHQDEVATVSGALDTMASSLQGKLLSEQRFTADVAHELRTPLTGLHAAAELLPPGRPTELVRDRVAALRTLTEDLLEISRLDARNERVDLDAVRLAPLAERVVRASGAEVELTVVHDLVVETDGRRLERVLGNLVANALKHGAPPVRLTVDGPVITVRDHGPGFPDYLVEHGPQRFRTEGTTKGHGLGLTIALGQARVVGATLTFTNVAQGTGAVATLTLPSDERPSGDEPDEVRA; the protein is encoded by the coding sequence ATGAGCGAGCCCCGCAGGCCGCGCCGCCCCCGGCTCCCGCTGCGCCTGCCCGCCTGGACCGCGACCCTGACGTGGAAGGCCGCGGTGTTCATCGCCGTGATGTGCTGCGCCCTCGCGGCGCTGCTCGGCGTCCTGGTGCACGTGGCGGTGACGAACCAGACCGTGGGCCAGGCCCGTGAGCGCGCCCTGTCCCGGCTCGACGACGCCACCAAGCAGTACGAGGCGGGCGGCCGCCTCGGTCCGGGCGCGGGCATCGATCCGCCGGGCCTGCCGGACCGGCTGCGCGACCTCGCCGTGGGCGGGGAGCGCGGCACGATGGTCGGCGACCACGACAGGACGCCCACGGTGTGGGCGGCGGGGCCCGCGGACGGCGGCCGGGCGATCGCCGTGGAGGTCGACTACGCGCAGGGCGCCCGCACCATCGACGGCCTCGACCGGGCGATCCTGGGCTCGTCCGTGCTCGCGATCGGCGCGACCCTGCTGGTCGGGGCGTTCGCGGTGACGCGCGTGACGCGGCGCCTGCATCTGACGGCCCGGGTCGCGCGCCGCATCAGCGCGGGCGACCTGGACGCGCGCGTGCACGACCCGCGCACCCGTGACCCCGGCCGCCACCAGGACGAGGTGGCCACGGTCTCCGGGGCCCTGGACACCATGGCCTCCTCGCTCCAGGGCAAGCTCCTGAGCGAGCAGCGGTTCACCGCGGACGTGGCGCACGAGCTGCGCACCCCGCTGACCGGGCTGCACGCGGCGGCCGAGCTGCTGCCGCCCGGCCGCCCGACCGAGCTGGTCCGGGACCGGGTGGCCGCGCTGCGCACCCTCACCGAGGACCTCCTGGAGATCTCCCGGCTCGACGCGCGCAACGAACGCGTGGACCTGGACGCGGTGCGGCTCGCTCCACTGGCGGAGCGCGTGGTGCGGGCCTCGGGCGCCGAGGTGGAACTGACCGTCGTCCACGACCTCGTGGTGGAGACCGACGGGCGGCGCCTGGAGCGGGTGCTCGGCAACCTCGTCGCGAACGCCCTCAAGCACGGCGCCCCGCCGGTGCGCCTGACCGTGGACGGGCCGGTGATCACCGTGCGGGACCACGGCCCGGGCTTCCCCGACTACCTGGTGGAGCACGGCCCGCAGCGCTTCCGCACCGAGGGGACGACCAAGGGCCACGGCCTCGGTCTGACCATCGCGCTCGGTCAGGCGCGGGTGGTCGGGGCGACCCTCACCTTCACCAATGTGGCGCAAGGGACGGGAGCGGTCGCGACGCTCACGCTGCCGTCCGACGAGCGGCCCTCCGGGGACGAGCCGGACGAAGTCCGGGCCTGA
- a CDS encoding class I SAM-dependent methyltransferase family protein: MTKPLRNLKWAVLRGLLRTVGRTSEGIRVGYRHGFDSGTMLDYVYVNRARGAFGVGRLVDRVYLDAVGWRAVRARRDLLQRLLREQVENRPGRPVRVLDVAAGPGRYLHDLAATYGPERVRVVCRDLAEAGLRRGESLARARGLTNVSYETGDAFAPEPPHAGAPDVIVVSGLYELLLDDDTVRTSLKRLRGLLAPGGVLICTTQTHHPQLDFIANVLPNREGRLWVMKCRNAALTEGWAREAGFGNVRSRREEVGLFAVTVCTDSSTDSSTDSS, translated from the coding sequence ATGACGAAACCTCTGCGGAACCTCAAGTGGGCCGTGCTCCGGGGCCTGTTGCGCACGGTCGGGCGGACCTCCGAGGGCATCCGCGTCGGCTACCGGCACGGCTTCGACAGCGGCACGATGCTCGACTACGTGTACGTGAACCGGGCGCGCGGCGCGTTCGGCGTCGGCCGTCTCGTCGACCGCGTCTATCTCGACGCCGTCGGCTGGCGCGCCGTCCGCGCCCGCCGCGACCTCCTCCAGCGGTTGCTGCGCGAGCAGGTCGAGAACCGCCCCGGCCGCCCGGTCCGCGTCCTCGACGTGGCCGCGGGGCCGGGGCGCTACCTGCACGACCTGGCCGCGACGTACGGGCCCGAGCGGGTGCGGGTGGTCTGCCGGGACCTCGCGGAGGCCGGACTCCGCCGGGGCGAGTCGCTGGCGCGGGCACGGGGGCTCACGAACGTCTCGTACGAGACCGGGGACGCGTTCGCCCCCGAGCCGCCGCACGCCGGGGCGCCGGACGTCATCGTGGTCTCGGGCCTGTACGAGCTGCTGCTCGACGACGACACCGTCCGTACGTCCCTCAAGCGGCTGCGCGGGCTGCTGGCCCCGGGCGGCGTCCTGATCTGCACGACCCAGACCCACCACCCCCAGCTCGACTTCATCGCGAACGTGCTGCCCAACCGGGAGGGGCGGCTGTGGGTCATGAAGTGCCGCAACGCGGCGCTGACGGAGGGGTGGGCCCGGGAGGCGGGGTTCGGGAACGTGCGGAGCCGGCGGGAGGAGGTGGGGTTGTTCGCCGTGACCGTTTGCACCGACAGCTCAACCGACAGTTCAACCGACAGTTCATGA
- a CDS encoding SAM-dependent methyltransferase, translated as MTGSDPRLDSSAEIRARIDTSKPHSARFWNYFVGGKDNYEKDRELGDQIKEIFPGLVDVARTSRLFLGRAVRHLAGEQGVRQFLDIGTGLPTADNTHEVAQRVAPESRIVYVDNDPLVLAHARALLTSTPEGETSYIDANMYDPEAILTEAAKTLDLSQPVALMILNTLGHVASYDQARDLVGRLMAGLPSGSYLVISDSTATSDGMIAASNAYNQSGAIPYYVRSVEEITGFFDGLTLADPGVAQVTRWRPEPTTDTTTEVDAYAGVGRKP; from the coding sequence GTGACCGGTTCCGACCCCAGACTCGACTCGTCCGCCGAGATACGCGCGCGGATCGACACGAGCAAGCCCCACTCGGCACGCTTCTGGAACTACTTCGTGGGCGGCAAGGACAACTACGAGAAGGACCGCGAGCTGGGCGACCAGATCAAGGAGATCTTCCCGGGCCTCGTCGACGTGGCCCGCACCAGCCGCCTCTTCCTCGGCCGCGCGGTCCGCCACCTGGCGGGGGAGCAGGGCGTCCGCCAGTTCCTGGACATCGGCACGGGCCTGCCGACCGCCGACAACACCCACGAGGTCGCCCAGCGCGTCGCCCCCGAGTCCCGCATCGTGTACGTGGACAACGACCCGCTGGTCCTCGCCCACGCCCGGGCCCTGCTCACCAGCACGCCCGAGGGCGAGACGTCGTACATCGACGCGAACATGTACGACCCGGAGGCCATCCTCACGGAGGCCGCCAAGACCCTGGACCTCTCCCAGCCGGTCGCCCTCATGATCCTGAACACCCTGGGCCACGTCGCGTCCTACGACCAGGCCCGCGACCTGGTCGGCCGCCTGATGGCCGGGCTCCCCTCCGGCAGCTACCTGGTGATCAGCGACTCCACCGCCACCAGCGACGGCATGATCGCCGCGTCCAACGCCTACAACCAGAGCGGCGCGATCCCGTACTACGTCCGCAGCGTCGAGGAGATCACCGGCTTCTTCGACGGCCTCACCCTCGCCGACCCGGGCGTCGCCCAGGTCACCCGCTGGCGCCCCGAACCGACCACCGACACCACCACGGAGGTGGACGCCTACGCCGGCGTCGGCCGCAAGCCCTGA
- the ligD gene encoding non-homologous end-joining DNA ligase codes for MTPITEVEGRRLALSNLDKVLYPASGFTKGEVLHYYATAADVLLPELRDRPVSFLRFPDGPEGQRFFTKNVLPGTPGWVRTAEVPRSEGPARQILVQDLPTLVWAANLVTEFHTPQWRADAPGLADRLVLDLDPGPPATVVEACAAALWLRERLVADGFEVFVKTSGSKGLHVVVPLVPVASARVSAYAKELAVAAERALPALVVHRMTRSLRPGKVFVDFSQNAAAKTTATAYTVRARAEPTVSAPVTWGEVAECRDLGDPGRLVFRVPDMAARLRREGDLFAPLRDPAGAAGLPRGGA; via the coding sequence ATGACGCCCATCACGGAGGTGGAGGGGCGACGGCTCGCGCTCAGCAACCTCGACAAGGTGCTGTATCCGGCGAGCGGCTTCACGAAGGGTGAGGTCCTGCACTACTACGCGACCGCCGCGGACGTGCTGCTCCCGGAGTTGCGCGACCGGCCCGTGTCGTTCCTGCGCTTCCCGGACGGCCCCGAGGGACAGCGCTTCTTCACCAAGAACGTGCTGCCCGGTACGCCCGGCTGGGTGCGGACGGCCGAGGTGCCGAGGTCCGAGGGGCCCGCGCGGCAGATCCTCGTACAGGACCTGCCGACGCTGGTGTGGGCGGCGAACCTGGTGACGGAGTTCCACACGCCGCAGTGGCGGGCGGACGCGCCGGGGCTCGCGGACCGGCTCGTGCTCGACCTGGACCCCGGTCCGCCCGCGACCGTGGTGGAGGCGTGCGCGGCGGCGCTGTGGCTGCGGGAGCGGCTGGTCGCCGACGGGTTCGAGGTGTTCGTGAAGACGTCCGGGAGCAAGGGGCTGCACGTGGTCGTGCCGCTGGTGCCGGTCGCTTCCGCGCGGGTCTCGGCGTACGCGAAGGAGCTCGCGGTGGCGGCGGAGCGGGCGCTGCCCGCGCTCGTGGTGCACCGGATGACGCGGAGCCTGCGGCCGGGGAAGGTGTTCGTGGACTTCAGCCAGAACGCGGCGGCGAAGACCACGGCGACGGCCTATACGGTGCGGGCGCGGGCGGAGCCGACCGTATCGGCTCCGGTGACGTGGGGCGAGGTGGCCGAGTGCCGTGACCTCGGGGATCCCGGGCGGCTGGTCTTCCGGGTCCCGGACATGGCGGCCCGGCTGCGCCGGGAGGGCGATCTGTTCGCGCCCCTGCGGGACCCCGCGGGGGCGGCGGGGCTGCCCCGGGGCGGGGCCTGA
- a CDS encoding FtsW/RodA/SpoVE family cell cycle protein codes for MEVRVPRRRGTELALIVVAVLLSVYGYCDVGLARTGSVPPGAAGYGAGLGVLALLAHLAVRLRAPYADPLLLPIAVLLNGLGLVLIYRLDLETPGDRAAPTQLIWSTIGVGLCVAVVVLLRDHRLLRRYAYLSVVAALVLMIVPIFFPAVNGARIWIRVGGFSIQPGEFAKILLAVFFASYLAANRTALATTGRTLWKFVQLPTGRVLGPVVAIWLLSVGVLVLERDLGTSLLFFGLFVVLLYVATGRTGWIAVGLLLAAAGAYAVGSLEPHVHSRVADWLHPFASIEAGQGPNQLAQSLFAFAAGGLLGTGLGLGHSILIGFAAKSDFILATAGEELGLAGLTAIFLLYALLVERGYRAGLALRDPFGRLLAIGLASIVALQVFVIAGGVTGLIPLTGMAMPFLAQGGSSVVTNWIIVALLIRLSDSARAHAGAGGEPAGDRLHQEAPR; via the coding sequence ATGGAGGTCCGCGTCCCGCGGCGCCGGGGCACCGAACTCGCCCTGATCGTCGTCGCCGTCCTGCTCTCGGTCTACGGCTACTGCGACGTGGGCCTGGCCAGGACCGGCTCCGTCCCGCCCGGCGCCGCCGGCTACGGGGCCGGTCTTGGCGTGCTCGCGCTCCTCGCCCATCTGGCGGTGCGCCTGCGGGCCCCGTACGCCGACCCGCTGCTCCTTCCGATCGCCGTGCTCCTCAACGGCCTCGGGCTCGTCCTCATCTACCGGCTCGACCTGGAGACGCCCGGCGACCGGGCCGCGCCCACCCAGCTGATCTGGTCCACCATCGGCGTCGGCCTGTGCGTCGCGGTCGTGGTCCTGCTGCGCGACCACCGGCTGCTGCGGCGCTACGCGTACCTCTCCGTCGTGGCGGCGCTCGTGCTGATGATCGTGCCGATCTTCTTCCCGGCCGTGAACGGCGCCCGCATCTGGATCCGGGTCGGCGGATTCTCCATCCAGCCGGGCGAGTTCGCGAAGATCCTCCTCGCGGTGTTCTTCGCCAGCTACCTCGCGGCCAACCGCACCGCACTGGCCACCACGGGGCGCACCCTCTGGAAGTTCGTCCAGCTCCCCACCGGGCGCGTGCTCGGCCCGGTCGTGGCGATCTGGCTGCTGAGCGTCGGGGTCCTGGTCCTGGAGCGGGACCTCGGCACCTCGCTGCTCTTCTTCGGGCTCTTCGTGGTCCTGCTCTACGTCGCCACGGGCCGCACCGGCTGGATCGCCGTCGGCCTTCTGCTCGCGGCGGCGGGCGCCTACGCGGTCGGCTCCCTCGAACCGCACGTGCACAGCCGCGTCGCGGACTGGCTGCACCCCTTCGCGTCCATCGAGGCCGGACAGGGGCCCAACCAGCTCGCCCAGTCGCTCTTCGCGTTCGCGGCGGGCGGCCTGCTCGGCACCGGGCTCGGGCTCGGCCACTCCATCCTCATCGGCTTCGCCGCGAAGTCCGACTTCATCCTGGCGACGGCGGGCGAGGAGCTGGGCCTCGCCGGACTCACGGCGATCTTCCTCCTCTACGCGCTGCTCGTGGAGCGCGGCTACCGCGCCGGGCTCGCCCTGCGCGACCCCTTCGGACGGCTCCTCGCGATCGGGCTCGCCTCGATCGTGGCGCTCCAGGTGTTCGTGATCGCGGGCGGCGTGACCGGGCTCATCCCGCTGACCGGCATGGCGATGCCGTTCCTCGCGCAGGGCGGCTCGTCCGTCGTCACCAACTGGATCATCGTGGCGCTGCTCATCCGGCTGAGCGACTCGGCCCGCGCGCACGCCGGGGCCGGCGGGGAGCCCGCCGGGGACCGGCTCCACCAGGAGGCGCCCAGGTGA
- a CDS encoding bifunctional DNA primase/polymerase, translating into MTKRGVEWLAAAADNPGECRQVWADDPRMPVLVQTGRLFDVVSVDQRLGTEMFDRLRLSGMPFGPSVIDRRAQRVGFFLGSGSHEPFTRQLQRETESPPSFRYLGEGCAVVVPGPIPLSDDRYQWLRAPTRRPEANPLRPVALATALVASAELLARIDRFDEQYPTPYAAVADLTDETDH; encoded by the coding sequence ATGACCAAGCGGGGTGTGGAATGGCTGGCCGCGGCGGCGGACAACCCGGGTGAGTGCCGACAGGTGTGGGCGGACGACCCACGCATGCCTGTCCTTGTGCAGACCGGCCGCCTCTTCGATGTCGTGAGCGTGGATCAACGCCTCGGCACGGAGATGTTCGACCGACTCCGCCTGAGCGGCATGCCCTTCGGCCCATCGGTCATCGACCGACGGGCACAGAGGGTTGGCTTCTTCCTCGGCTCCGGGAGCCACGAGCCCTTCACGCGCCAGCTCCAGCGCGAAACGGAATCGCCACCGTCGTTCCGCTACCTCGGCGAGGGCTGCGCGGTAGTCGTGCCCGGCCCCATCCCGTTGTCCGACGACCGCTATCAATGGCTCCGCGCCCCCACCCGCCGACCGGAGGCCAACCCGCTGCGCCCAGTAGCCCTCGCGACCGCCCTGGTCGCCTCCGCGGAGCTCCTCGCCAGAATCGACCGCTTCGACGAGCAGTACCCGACCCCTTACGCAGCCGTCGCGGACCTCACCGACGAGACGGACCACTGA
- a CDS encoding GntR family transcriptional regulator, giving the protein MERLAVHGPAGEVGRLPPKNTQPKYRQIADYLREGILDGTFPAGQPLPSEESLAKQFGVTRPTVRQGLSELRASGLVEAIMGRGTFARSPHSRPSHTRPRGVRRTPEGRYAEADGIRWTDAEPPVATRTDAPLALADLLRIPPGEPMFTYDALQTADHGRLRQLHRTYVPFSMLIDTKYEEEAPPPAPELYAALADLGHELHFTEYVRTRMPLPDQAQALRLPDGVPVLHIIRVTLTDSEKPLALEEFHLPGDELELMFQL; this is encoded by the coding sequence GTGGAACGGCTCGCCGTCCACGGACCAGCGGGCGAGGTGGGTCGGCTTCCGCCGAAGAACACGCAGCCGAAGTACCGGCAGATCGCCGACTACCTGCGCGAAGGCATCTTGGACGGCACCTTCCCCGCCGGTCAGCCACTGCCTTCCGAGGAGTCGCTGGCGAAGCAGTTCGGCGTCACGCGCCCGACGGTCCGTCAGGGCCTGAGTGAGCTACGGGCGTCCGGTCTCGTCGAGGCCATCATGGGCCGGGGCACCTTCGCCCGCTCACCCCACAGCCGTCCCAGCCACACGCGCCCGCGCGGCGTACGCAGGACTCCGGAGGGCCGCTACGCCGAGGCGGACGGCATCCGCTGGACCGACGCCGAGCCGCCGGTAGCCACGCGCACGGATGCCCCGCTGGCCCTCGCGGACTTGCTGCGCATCCCGCCGGGCGAGCCGATGTTCACGTACGACGCGCTGCAGACCGCGGACCACGGCCGCCTGCGCCAACTCCACCGGACGTACGTCCCGTTCTCGATGCTCATCGACACCAAGTACGAGGAGGAGGCCCCGCCGCCGGCGCCCGAGCTCTACGCGGCGCTCGCCGACCTGGGCCACGAACTCCACTTCACGGAGTACGTCCGCACACGCATGCCCCTACCGGACCAGGCACAGGCGCTCCGACTGCCTGACGGAGTCCCAGTGCTGCACATCATCCGCGTGACCCTGACGGATTCGGAGAAGCCTCTGGCCCTGGAGGAGTTCCACCTCCCGGGCGACGAACTGGAGCTCATGTTCCAGCTGTAA
- a CDS encoding tyrosine-type recombinase/integrase has protein sequence MDGEPFHESFKTKPLADRFRARLLRAADKGEPFDTVTGLPDSLRGGEAALSFLELAVKYVDARWAEASAKQRDSMTDALATVVPALVKPGRGRLGPKVLRRALRSYVLPVPRRERERPEEIVAAARWIEKASLPLAELQEIARAHEVIDALSRRLDGKPAAMQTYRRRRAVVFNVLEYAVELEHLPSNPLARVRRKRGKRAVQEVDRRVVVNPRQARELLTAVTYVGGYDRASGRRLRAFFGCLYYAAMRPGEALGLRRSDCTLPASGWGRIELAETRPTAGKAWTDSGEAHDRRGLKQRARGEVRIVPIPPPLVRLLREHVKEFGTAKDGRLFASERGNVIAASSYSRVWKQTRELALTPHQVSSVLAFRPYDLRHAGVSQWLNSGVPAPEVAARAGHSVDVLLKIYAKCIDGQEKEMNDRIMQGLEEGGGPTD, from the coding sequence GTGGACGGCGAGCCGTTCCACGAGTCGTTCAAGACGAAGCCTCTGGCCGACCGCTTCCGGGCCAGGCTCCTGCGTGCGGCGGACAAGGGCGAGCCCTTCGACACCGTCACCGGCCTGCCCGACTCGTTGCGCGGCGGCGAAGCCGCACTGTCGTTCCTGGAGCTGGCGGTCAAGTACGTGGATGCCCGGTGGGCTGAAGCGTCGGCCAAGCAGCGAGACAGCATGACGGACGCGTTGGCGACGGTCGTTCCCGCCCTCGTGAAGCCGGGGCGCGGGCGGCTGGGTCCGAAGGTTCTGCGGCGAGCACTGCGGTCGTACGTCCTGCCGGTGCCTCGCCGGGAGCGTGAGCGGCCGGAGGAGATCGTCGCGGCGGCGCGGTGGATCGAGAAGGCGTCCCTGCCCTTGGCAGAGCTGCAAGAGATCGCCCGCGCTCACGAAGTGATCGACGCGCTGAGCCGACGCCTCGACGGCAAGCCTGCCGCGATGCAGACGTACCGGCGGCGGAGGGCAGTGGTCTTCAACGTCCTCGAATACGCCGTGGAGCTGGAGCACCTGCCGTCGAATCCACTCGCGCGCGTCCGGCGCAAGCGAGGGAAGCGGGCCGTGCAGGAGGTCGACCGCCGGGTGGTGGTCAACCCTCGGCAGGCTCGGGAGCTGCTGACCGCTGTCACGTACGTGGGCGGCTACGACCGGGCGAGCGGTCGGCGGCTGCGGGCGTTCTTCGGGTGCCTGTACTACGCGGCCATGCGACCGGGCGAAGCCCTGGGGCTCCGCCGCTCCGACTGCACGCTCCCCGCGTCGGGGTGGGGCCGCATCGAACTGGCGGAGACCCGTCCGACGGCGGGGAAGGCCTGGACCGACTCGGGCGAGGCACACGACCGGCGCGGGCTGAAGCAGCGGGCCCGCGGCGAGGTGCGCATCGTGCCGATCCCGCCTCCGCTGGTGCGGCTGCTCCGCGAGCATGTGAAGGAGTTCGGTACGGCGAAAGACGGTCGGCTGTTCGCCAGCGAGCGAGGCAACGTGATCGCGGCCTCGTCGTACTCACGGGTGTGGAAGCAGACCCGGGAGCTGGCGCTCACGCCGCACCAGGTGTCTTCGGTTCTGGCCTTCCGGCCGTACGACCTGCGCCACGCGGGCGTCTCCCAGTGGCTCAACTCGGGAGTCCCCGCCCCGGAGGTCGCGGCTCGCGCGGGCCACTCAGTGGACGTCCTGCTGAAGATCTACGCGAAGTGCATTGACGGCCAGGAGAAAGAAATGAACGATCGGATCATGCAGGGGCTGGAGGAAGGGGGCGGCCCGACGGACTGA
- a CDS encoding nuclease-related domain-containing protein yields the protein MSGLRVVPAFRHGHERLYVCRADGRNVAWYDRETARVNLLSAAEEEDVLHVLAPFLTGNVAVGPPPVPTPAELARLSLHPDDDLAPNRPGEALRVRLERDPPSARKLRSDPRSLALAAEVAVGDALDRLDAVGWHTLHSVGLPGGARIHHLLIGPGGLFCVRAVPARRQRVRVADPLVAVGRAKAVPLLRELRADAARASFALTAEVRAVLVPVGAVSVEVTAEPREIRVLTEPDLPALARAGGVLKPADVEALHALARDRHVWHRV from the coding sequence ATGAGCGGACTGCGTGTCGTACCGGCCTTCCGACACGGTCATGAGCGGCTCTACGTGTGCCGGGCGGACGGCAGGAACGTGGCCTGGTACGACCGCGAGACCGCCCGGGTGAACCTGCTCAGCGCGGCCGAGGAGGAGGACGTCCTGCACGTCCTTGCCCCCTTCCTCACGGGCAACGTCGCGGTCGGGCCCCCACCCGTGCCCACCCCCGCCGAGCTGGCCCGGCTCTCCCTCCACCCCGACGACGACCTCGCGCCGAACCGGCCGGGGGAGGCGCTGCGCGTCCGGCTCGAACGGGACCCGCCGTCGGCCCGCAAGCTGCGGTCCGACCCCCGGAGCCTGGCCCTCGCCGCCGAGGTCGCCGTCGGCGACGCCCTCGACCGGCTCGACGCCGTCGGCTGGCACACGCTGCACTCCGTCGGCCTGCCCGGCGGCGCGCGCATCCACCATCTGCTGATCGGGCCCGGCGGGCTCTTCTGCGTCCGCGCGGTGCCCGCGCGGCGGCAGCGGGTGCGGGTGGCCGACCCCCTCGTGGCGGTCGGCCGCGCCAAGGCCGTCCCGCTCCTGCGGGAGCTGCGCGCCGACGCCGCGCGGGCCTCCTTCGCCCTCACCGCCGAGGTCCGGGCCGTCCTCGTGCCCGTCGGCGCGGTGTCCGTCGAGGTCACCGCGGAGCCGCGCGAGATCCGCGTGCTCACCGAGCCGGACCTGCCCGCCCTGGCCCGCGCGGGCGGCGTCCTTAAACCGGCGGACGTGGAGGCCCTGCACGCCCTGGCGCGGGACCGCCACGTCTGGCACCGGGTCTAG
- a CDS encoding SH3 domain-containing protein, whose amino-acid sequence MALRPRSLAVTTLATAPALAADSNEHPRVYKGKVTAKGGLLLRDRPTRGSHVIRHEPYGKIVHIFCKTRGDNVRGNDRWYLLTDGTWAWGAAHYIANIGPAPRWC is encoded by the coding sequence ATGGCCCTTCGTCCCCGCTCCCTCGCCGTCACCACGCTGGCCACCGCCCCGGCCCTCGCCGCCGACAGCAATGAGCACCCCCGCGTCTACAAGGGCAAGGTCACCGCCAAGGGCGGGCTGCTCCTGCGCGACCGGCCCACGCGGGGCAGCCACGTCATCCGGCACGAGCCGTACGGCAAGATCGTGCACATCTTCTGCAAGACGCGCGGCGACAACGTGCGGGGCAACGACCGCTGGTACCTCCTCACGGACGGCACCTGGGCCTGGGGCGCCGCGCACTACATCGCCAACATCGGGCCCGCGCCGCGCTGGTGCTGA
- a CDS encoding class F sortase: MRPGRARRRRPRRDREERGGRAGQAGPGPLKESKPTGLRIPSAGVDASRMLDLGIGADGELEVPPVAKAEVPGWWTGGVTPGQKGAAVLVAHYDTAKGPALMRNVAEVKVGDAIMVPRADGSTATFRVREIQQVDKKDFPTHKVYGATDRPELRLLTCGGPIRNGHRADNIILYADLVR, from the coding sequence CTGCGGCCAGGGCGGGCACGGCGCCGCCGCCCCCGACGTGACCGTGAAGAACGCGGCGGCCGCGCGGGCCAAGCAGGCCCCGGCCCCCTGAAGGAGTCGAAGCCGACCGGGCTGCGGATCCCGTCGGCCGGGGTCGACGCCTCGCGGATGCTGGACCTCGGCATCGGCGCGGACGGGGAACTGGAGGTGCCGCCGGTCGCGAAGGCCGAGGTGCCGGGCTGGTGGACGGGCGGCGTCACGCCCGGTCAGAAGGGCGCGGCCGTCCTCGTCGCGCACTACGACACCGCGAAAGGACCGGCGTTGATGCGGAACGTGGCCGAAGTGAAGGTCGGCGACGCCATCATGGTGCCGCGCGCGGACGGCAGCACGGCGACGTTCCGGGTGCGCGAGATCCAGCAGGTCGACAAGAAAGACTTTCCAACCCATAAGGTGTACGGGGCGACCGACCGGCCGGAGCTGCGCCTCCTGACGTGCGGCGGCCCGATCAGGAACGGCCACCGCGCCGACAACATCATTCTCTACGCCGACCTCGTGCGGTGA
- a CDS encoding Ku protein yields MRSIWNGAISFGLVSIPIKLVNATESHSISFRQIHTEDGGRIRYRKVCELEDREVPTSEIGKGYEDADGSVIPITEDDLASLPIPTAKTIEIVSFVPADRIDPLQMDTAYYLSANGVPAAKPYTLLREALKRSDRVAIAKFALRGRERLGMLRVVDDVIAMHGLLWPDEIRATDSVAPDASVTVRDAELDLADALMDTLGEVDLDSLHDDYRAAVEEMIAAKVEGGTTTAPEPAAEPGGGKVIDLMAALESSVRAARTARGEPAGDKEAEVTHLPTRRSSRTAPKQVGGKKSTSAKKSTAPAPKKSTSKKSTAKKTTTATKSTAAKKTTAGTKKTTTATKKTTAGKKTASKRRAS; encoded by the coding sequence ATGCGCTCCATATGGAACGGCGCCATCTCCTTCGGCCTGGTCAGCATCCCGATCAAGCTGGTCAACGCCACGGAGAGCCACTCGATCTCCTTCCGCCAGATCCACACGGAGGACGGCGGCCGCATCCGCTACCGCAAGGTCTGCGAGCTGGAGGACCGCGAGGTCCCGACCTCCGAGATCGGCAAGGGCTACGAGGACGCCGACGGCTCGGTCATCCCGATCACCGAGGACGACCTGGCCTCGCTGCCGATCCCGACCGCGAAGACCATCGAGATCGTCTCGTTCGTACCGGCGGACCGCATCGACCCGCTCCAGATGGACACCGCGTACTACCTGTCGGCCAACGGAGTGCCCGCCGCCAAGCCGTACACCCTGCTGCGCGAGGCGCTCAAGCGCAGCGACCGCGTGGCCATCGCCAAATTCGCACTGCGCGGCCGCGAACGGCTCGGCATGCTGCGCGTCGTCGACGACGTCATCGCCATGCACGGCCTGCTGTGGCCGGACGAGATCCGCGCCACCGACAGCGTCGCCCCGGACGCGAGCGTCACGGTCCGCGACGCCGAACTCGACCTCGCGGACGCCCTGATGGACACCCTCGGCGAGGTCGACCTCGACTCGCTCCACGACGACTACCGCGCCGCCGTGGAGGAGATGATCGCCGCGAAGGTCGAGGGCGGTACGACCACCGCCCCCGAGCCCGCGGCCGAGCCGGGCGGCGGCAAGGTCATCGACCTGATGGCCGCCCTGGAGAGCAGCGTCCGCGCCGCCCGCACCGCCCGCGGCGAGCCGGCGGGCGACAAGGAGGCCGAGGTCACGCACCTGCCGACACGCCGTTCCTCCCGTACCGCTCCCAAGCAGGTGGGCGGCAAGAAGTCCACGTCGGCGAAGAAGTCCACGGCCCCCGCCCCGAAGAAGAGCACGTCGAAGAAGAGCACAGCGAAGAAGACGACGACCGCCACGAAATCGACGGCCGCAAAGAAGACGACAGCGGGCACCAAGAAGACGACGACGGCCACAAAGAAGACCACGGCGGGCAAGAAGACGGCGTCGAAGCGCCGCGCCTCATGA